The following proteins come from a genomic window of Gossypium raimondii isolate GPD5lz chromosome 5, ASM2569854v1, whole genome shotgun sequence:
- the LOC105770136 gene encoding oxysterol-binding protein-related protein 1C isoform X6: MSNPSVRNLSPSSSAPISRSKSTLPLDQIQCPCNPSHQVLYHRSRSVNYYNRMKQKNGVSSGREVTAALVDVKLNNIVGNGISGVLFKWVNYGKGWKPRWFVLQDGVLSYYKLHGPDKIVVSQETEKGCKVIGEESLRIITSCRKPICHQSLTRRKPFGEVHLKVSSIRESKSDDKRFSIYTGTKMLHLRAETRDDKVAWIEALQAVKDMFPRIPNSELMVQVNNASVSTEKLRQQLMQEGVSELAIQDSEQIMRTEFLTMQKQMLLLRQKQYLLIETLRQLEVYETKVFTSFLQSSAKKLLVCTLILQAEKVDLENTVVNESQNKSNQGAYAMVKHDRSEGNTTDSDDDPERVDAAEEETDDDDHNFFDTREFLSSSSFKDNGSDVRASSFSSDDGLNTLGSEDDTDPQIKSVGNSFPYIKRRKKLPDPVEKEKGISLWSMIKDNIGKDLTKVCLPVYFNEPLSSLQKCFEDLEYSYLLDRANEWGKRGNSLMRILNVAAFAVSGYSSTEGRICKPFNPLLGETYEADFPDKGLHFFSEKVSHHPTIVACHCEGTGWKFWGDSNLKSKFWGRSIMLEPVGVLTLEFEDGEVFQWSKVTTSIYNLILGKLYCDHYGTMQIKGNREYSCKLKFKEQSIVDRNPHQVHGVVQDKNGKTAATLFGKWNESMQYVNGECSIKGKGQESLSEADLLWKKSKPPKFPTRYNLTRFAITLNELTPDLKEKLPPTDSRLRPDQRFLENGEYEMANSEKLRLEQRQRQFSGFA, translated from the exons ATGAGTAATCCTTCTGTGAGAAACCTTTCTCCTTCCTCTTCCGCTCCTATATCCCGATCCAAGTCGACCCTACCCTTGGACCAAATTCAGTGCCCGTGCAATCCAAGCCACCAGGTTCTCTATCATCGTAGCAGAAGCGTGAATTATTATAATCGGATGAAACAGAAGAACGGGGTGTCGTCGGGACGAGAGGTGACGGCGGCTCTAGTGGATGTGAAGCTAAACAACATTGTAGGGAACGGGATATCCGGAGTGCTTTTCAAATGGGTGAATTACGGGAAAGGTTGGAAACCGAGGTGGTTCGTTTTGCAAGACGGAGTGTTATCATATTATAAACTCCATGGACCTGATAAGATCGTCGTCAGCCAAGAAACGGAAAAAGGATGCAAAGTTATCGGCGAAGAGTCTCTTCGTATTATAACCAGTTGTCGCAAACCCATTTGTCATCAATCCCTCACCCGTCGCAAACCCTTCGGTGAAGTCCACCTAAAG GTTTCCTCGATTAGGGAAAGCAAATCAGATGACAAGAGGTTCTCGATTTACACCGGAACGAAAATGCTTCATTTACGAGCCGAGACGCGGGACGATAAGGTCGCGTGGATTGAAGCGCTTCAGGCGGTTAAGGATATGTTCCCTAGGATACCTAATAGCGAGCTCATGGTTCAGGTGAACAATGCGTCGGTTTCCACGGAGAAGTTGAGGCAACAGCTGATGCAGGAAGGGGTAAGCGAATTGGCTATCCAAGATAGCGAGCAGATTATGAGGACGGAATTCTTAACAATGCAGAAGCAGATGCTGTTGCTTAGACAGAAACAGTATCTCCTCATCGAAACCTTGCGTCAGTTAGAGGTATATGAAACAAAggtttttacttcttttttgcAATCTTCTGCTAAGAAATTGCTAGTTTGTACTCTTATTTTGCAGGCAGAAAAAGTTGATCTGGAAAATACAGTGGTCAACGAGAGCCAAAACAAGTCGAATCAAGGGGCTTACGCCATGGTAAAGCATGACAGAAGTG AAGGAAATACAACCGACTCAGATGATGACCCTGAAAGAGTTGATGCTGCAGAAGAAGAaactgatgatgatgatcatAATTTCTTTGATACTCGTGAATTTTTATCATCGAGTTCTTTCAAAGACAATGGATCTGATGTCCGGGCATCATCTTTCTCTTCAGATGATGGTCTTAATACTCTTGGTTCTGAAGATGACACTGATCCTCAAATAAAATCAGTTGGAAATAGCTTTCCTTACATTAAACGGCGAAAAAAATTGCCTGACCCTGTTGAAAAGGAGAAGGGTATAAGTCTTTGGTCAATGATTAAGGATAATATTGGGAAAGACCTTACAAAAGTTTGTCTTCCTGTTTACTTCAATGAGCCTCTCTCTTCTCTTCAAAAGTGTTTTGAGGATTTGGAATATTCATATCTACTTGACCGTGCTAATGAATGGGGGAAAAGG GGGAATAGCCTCATGAGGATTCTTAATGTGGCTGCATTTGCTGTGTCTGGATATTCTTCAACAGAAGGAAGAATCTGCAAACCTTTTAATCCATTATTAGGGGAAACATATGAGGCTGACTTTCCAGATAAAGGCTTACACTTCTTCTCAGAGAAG GTCAGTCATCATCCTACGATTGTAGCATGTCATTGTGAGGGTACAGGGTGGAAATTTTGGGGTGATAGTAATTTAAAGAGCAAATTTTGGGGTCGCTCAATTATGCTTGAACCTGTTGGTGTTTTGACCTTGGAGTTTGAAGATGGAGAAGTGTTCCAATGGAGTAAG GTTACCACATCAATATACAATCTCATACTGGGAAAGTTGTACTGCGATCACTATGGTACCATGCAAATAAAAGGGAATCGTGAATATTCATGTAAGTTGAAATTCAAGGAGCAATCTATTGTAGACAGAAATCCTCACCAG GTACATGGTGTAGTTcaagataagaatggaaagacAGCAGCTACGTTATTTGGAAAATGGAATGAGAGCATGCAATATGTGAATGGAGAATGTTCTATCAAGGGAAAAGGGCAAGAGTCTTTATCGGAAGCCGATCTACTTTGGAAGAAGAGCAAGCCTCCTAAATTTCCCACCAGATATAACTTAACACGTTTTGCCATCACATTGAATGAACTCACTCCTGATCTAAAG GAAAAGCTACCCCCTACTGATTCAAGGCTGAGACCTGATCAGAGGTTTCTGGAAAATGGGGAGTATGAAATGGCAAATTCAGAGAAGCTACGGTTGGAACAGCGGCAACGTCAG TTTTCTGGATTTGCATGA
- the LOC105770136 gene encoding oxysterol-binding protein-related protein 1C isoform X5 yields MSNPSVRNLSPSSSAPISRSKSTLPLDQIQCPCNPSHQVLYHRSRSVNYYNRMKQKNGVSSGREVTAALVDVKLNNIVGNGISGVLFKWVNYGKGWKPRWFVLQDGVLSYYKLHGPDKIVVSQETEKGCKVIGEESLRIITSCRKPICHQSLTRRKPFGEVHLKVSSIRESKSDDKRFSIYTGTKMLHLRAETRDDKVAWIEALQAVKDMFPRIPNSELMVQVNNASVSTEKLRQQLMQEGVSELAIQDSEQIMRTEFLTMQKQMLLLRQKQYLLIETLRQLEVYETKVFTSFLQSSAKKLLVCTLILQAEKVDLENTVVNESQNKSNQGAYAMVKHDRSEGNTTDSDDDPERVDAAEEETDDDDHNFFDTREFLSSSSFKDNGSDVRASSFSSDDGLNTLGSEDDTDPQIKSVGNSFPYIKRRKKLPDPVEKEKGISLWSMIKDNIGKDLTKVCLPVYFNEPLSSLQKCFEDLEYSYLLDRANEWGKRGNSLMRILNVAAFAVSGYSSTEGRICKPFNPLLGETYEADFPDKGLHFFSEKVSHHPTIVACHCEGTGWKFWGDSNLKSKFWGRSIMLEPVGVLTLEFEDGEVFQWSKVTTSIYNLILGKLYCDHYGTMQIKGNREYSCKLKFKEQSIVDRNPHQVHGVVQDKNGKTAATLFGKWNESMQYVNGECSIKGKGQESLSEADLLWKKSKPPKFPTRYNLTRFAITLNELTPDLKEKLPPTDSRLRPDQRFLENGEYEMANSEKLRLEQRQRQGMDLDHREILSLSF; encoded by the exons ATGAGTAATCCTTCTGTGAGAAACCTTTCTCCTTCCTCTTCCGCTCCTATATCCCGATCCAAGTCGACCCTACCCTTGGACCAAATTCAGTGCCCGTGCAATCCAAGCCACCAGGTTCTCTATCATCGTAGCAGAAGCGTGAATTATTATAATCGGATGAAACAGAAGAACGGGGTGTCGTCGGGACGAGAGGTGACGGCGGCTCTAGTGGATGTGAAGCTAAACAACATTGTAGGGAACGGGATATCCGGAGTGCTTTTCAAATGGGTGAATTACGGGAAAGGTTGGAAACCGAGGTGGTTCGTTTTGCAAGACGGAGTGTTATCATATTATAAACTCCATGGACCTGATAAGATCGTCGTCAGCCAAGAAACGGAAAAAGGATGCAAAGTTATCGGCGAAGAGTCTCTTCGTATTATAACCAGTTGTCGCAAACCCATTTGTCATCAATCCCTCACCCGTCGCAAACCCTTCGGTGAAGTCCACCTAAAG GTTTCCTCGATTAGGGAAAGCAAATCAGATGACAAGAGGTTCTCGATTTACACCGGAACGAAAATGCTTCATTTACGAGCCGAGACGCGGGACGATAAGGTCGCGTGGATTGAAGCGCTTCAGGCGGTTAAGGATATGTTCCCTAGGATACCTAATAGCGAGCTCATGGTTCAGGTGAACAATGCGTCGGTTTCCACGGAGAAGTTGAGGCAACAGCTGATGCAGGAAGGGGTAAGCGAATTGGCTATCCAAGATAGCGAGCAGATTATGAGGACGGAATTCTTAACAATGCAGAAGCAGATGCTGTTGCTTAGACAGAAACAGTATCTCCTCATCGAAACCTTGCGTCAGTTAGAGGTATATGAAACAAAggtttttacttcttttttgcAATCTTCTGCTAAGAAATTGCTAGTTTGTACTCTTATTTTGCAGGCAGAAAAAGTTGATCTGGAAAATACAGTGGTCAACGAGAGCCAAAACAAGTCGAATCAAGGGGCTTACGCCATGGTAAAGCATGACAGAAGTG AAGGAAATACAACCGACTCAGATGATGACCCTGAAAGAGTTGATGCTGCAGAAGAAGAaactgatgatgatgatcatAATTTCTTTGATACTCGTGAATTTTTATCATCGAGTTCTTTCAAAGACAATGGATCTGATGTCCGGGCATCATCTTTCTCTTCAGATGATGGTCTTAATACTCTTGGTTCTGAAGATGACACTGATCCTCAAATAAAATCAGTTGGAAATAGCTTTCCTTACATTAAACGGCGAAAAAAATTGCCTGACCCTGTTGAAAAGGAGAAGGGTATAAGTCTTTGGTCAATGATTAAGGATAATATTGGGAAAGACCTTACAAAAGTTTGTCTTCCTGTTTACTTCAATGAGCCTCTCTCTTCTCTTCAAAAGTGTTTTGAGGATTTGGAATATTCATATCTACTTGACCGTGCTAATGAATGGGGGAAAAGG GGGAATAGCCTCATGAGGATTCTTAATGTGGCTGCATTTGCTGTGTCTGGATATTCTTCAACAGAAGGAAGAATCTGCAAACCTTTTAATCCATTATTAGGGGAAACATATGAGGCTGACTTTCCAGATAAAGGCTTACACTTCTTCTCAGAGAAG GTCAGTCATCATCCTACGATTGTAGCATGTCATTGTGAGGGTACAGGGTGGAAATTTTGGGGTGATAGTAATTTAAAGAGCAAATTTTGGGGTCGCTCAATTATGCTTGAACCTGTTGGTGTTTTGACCTTGGAGTTTGAAGATGGAGAAGTGTTCCAATGGAGTAAG GTTACCACATCAATATACAATCTCATACTGGGAAAGTTGTACTGCGATCACTATGGTACCATGCAAATAAAAGGGAATCGTGAATATTCATGTAAGTTGAAATTCAAGGAGCAATCTATTGTAGACAGAAATCCTCACCAG GTACATGGTGTAGTTcaagataagaatggaaagacAGCAGCTACGTTATTTGGAAAATGGAATGAGAGCATGCAATATGTGAATGGAGAATGTTCTATCAAGGGAAAAGGGCAAGAGTCTTTATCGGAAGCCGATCTACTTTGGAAGAAGAGCAAGCCTCCTAAATTTCCCACCAGATATAACTTAACACGTTTTGCCATCACATTGAATGAACTCACTCCTGATCTAAAG GAAAAGCTACCCCCTACTGATTCAAGGCTGAGACCTGATCAGAGGTTTCTGGAAAATGGGGAGTATGAAATGGCAAATTCAGAGAAGCTACGGTTGGAACAGCGGCAACGTCAG GGCATGGATTTAGATCACCGTGAAATTCTTTCTTTGAGTTTTTAG